A genomic region of Deltaproteobacteria bacterium contains the following coding sequences:
- a CDS encoding endonuclease III, translated as MHDREIHKVIKILKSTVREFSSPAVTQVSNKTHDPFNVLISCILSLRTKDKTTLEASKRLFKLASTPQRMQSLPLKTIEKAIYPVGFYRVKAGNIKAICNELCNKYDSKVPDTIDELLKLKGVGRKTANLVVTSGYGKYGICVDTHVHRITNRWEYVKTRSPHETEFALRIKLPQKYWLIINDLLVQFGQNICKPISPLCSKCRLSDYCNKVGVLKNR; from the coding sequence GTGCATGACAGAGAAATCCACAAGGTTATAAAAATCCTAAAAAGCACTGTCAGAGAATTTTCATCCCCTGCTGTAACTCAAGTATCAAATAAAACGCATGACCCGTTTAATGTTTTAATCTCCTGCATATTGAGTTTAAGGACAAAAGATAAGACAACCCTTGAGGCATCAAAAAGGCTTTTTAAACTTGCATCCACACCTCAAAGAATGCAATCCCTCCCTTTAAAAACTATTGAAAAGGCAATCTATCCTGTTGGTTTTTATCGTGTGAAGGCAGGAAATATCAAGGCGATATGCAATGAGTTGTGCAACAAATATGATTCAAAAGTCCCTGACACAATTGATGAACTTCTGAAATTAAAGGGCGTTGGCAGAAAAACTGCAAACCTTGTTGTTACATCGGGCTATGGAAAATATGGAATATGTGTTGATACGCATGTTCATAGAATCACAAACCGATGGGAATATGTAAAAACAAGGTCGCCGCATGAAACAGAGTTTGCCTTAAGAATAAAACTTCCCCAAAAATACTGGCTCATAATAAATGACCTGCTTGTCCAATTTGGGCAAAATATCTGCAAACCGATTTCTCCATTATGCAGTAAATGTAGATTGTCTGATTACTGCAATAAAGTAGGTGTTTTAAAAAATAGATAA
- the bamD gene encoding outer membrane protein assembly factor BamD yields the protein MNTYQMVMRLSLVSISFIMLTACTGTKGAANNSAASSYSEGLRFYQNGRYASAIGKLKMVMEEYPLSEEALNAELILADAYYDSEEYEDAVVYYTDFVSLHPRHPQAPYAQFQKGMSYLRQISTIDRDQIPTKKALFIFQDLISMYPSGTYTEKAKEMIPFLRKRLAERELYIANFYFKNKNYKGALSRYAEILKEYPDVGLTDKTLYYIGETYIKLGEKDLAKDVFSNLVTSYPDSPFAKDAKGKEFKKAYEMHSDYDEKIAEMDRKVYLTSDEEVERKRLQKLKLAQKDKIEEIVSKYR from the coding sequence ATGAATACTTATCAGATGGTTATGAGATTATCTTTGGTGTCAATATCTTTTATTATGCTGACTGCCTGCACAGGGACAAAGGGTGCTGCAAACAATTCTGCTGCCTCGTCATATTCTGAAGGACTGAGATTTTATCAAAACGGCAGATATGCTAGTGCTATTGGAAAACTGAAAATGGTCATGGAGGAATATCCGCTTAGTGAAGAGGCTTTAAATGCAGAACTCATTCTGGCAGATGCATATTATGATAGTGAGGAATACGAGGATGCAGTAGTCTATTATACCGATTTTGTATCACTTCACCCGAGGCATCCGCAAGCACCGTATGCCCAGTTTCAAAAGGGGATGAGTTATTTAAGGCAGATTTCTACGATAGATAGGGACCAGATTCCTACAAAAAAGGCTTTATTTATATTTCAAGACCTCATTTCCATGTATCCTTCAGGGACATACACTGAAAAGGCAAAGGAGATGATTCCATTTTTAAGAAAACGGCTTGCAGAAAGAGAACTTTATATTGCCAATTTTTATTTTAAAAATAAGAATTACAAGGGTGCGCTTTCAAGATATGCAGAGATATTAAAGGAATATCCGGACGTCGGTCTGACTGACAAGACTCTGTATTATATCGGAGAAACCTACATAAAACTTGGGGAAAAGGACTTGGCAAAAGATGTATTTTCAAATCTAGTTACAAGTTATCCTGACAGCCCTTTTGCCAAAGATGCCAAGGGGAAAGAATTTAAAAAGGCTTACGAGATGCATAGTGATTATGATGAAAAGATTGCTGAAATGGACAGGAAGGTTTATCTGACTTCTGACGAAGAGGTTGAAAGGAAAAGGCTGCAAAAACTGAAACTCGCACAAAAGGATAAGATAGAGGAGATAGTTTCCAAATACAGGTAA
- the ilvD gene encoding dihydroxy-acid dehydratase, with amino-acid sequence MRSDRIKKGLERVPHRALLYATGLTKEEMAKPFIGVATSFNDLVPGHIGMRTLERFIEKGVHTGGGHSFFFGVPAICDGIAMGHTGMHYSLPSRELIADMIESVAMAHALDGLVLLTNCDKITPGMLMAAARLDIPSIVVTAGPMHTGMYKMKRRSFVRDTYEAIGRFKNKEITGQELSDLEFCACPGGGSCQGMYTANTMACVTESLGMSLVGSATGLEGSAEKRRIAFDSGVRIVEMVKEDLTPRKIMTKDAFENAIRIDMALGGSTNTALHIPAIANEAGIELPLEIFDRVSKETPNIVKLEPAGDHFMEDLEYAGGIPAVMNRLKHLLKDNITISQKGIKEIAEDGKVIDSDVIRTIENAYYKEGGIAVLKGNLAPDGCVVKQTAVNDKARHFTGKARCFDSEESAMQAILAGKIKAGDVVVVRYEGPKGGPGMREMLAPTATITGMGMADKVALITDGRFSGGTRGSCIGHISPEAMEGGTIAFVRDGDEIEIDIPNRKIELKVENGELIRRKTNWKPPEPKIKKGWLSRYAKVVTSANTGAVVKA; translated from the coding sequence ATGCGAAGCGACAGAATCAAAAAAGGTTTAGAAAGGGTTCCTCATAGGGCGCTCCTTTATGCAACAGGTCTTACAAAAGAGGAAATGGCAAAACCCTTCATAGGTGTTGCCACTTCTTTCAATGACCTTGTGCCCGGGCATATCGGCATGAGGACCCTTGAAAGGTTCATTGAAAAGGGTGTGCATACAGGGGGAGGGCATTCGTTCTTTTTCGGTGTGCCTGCAATATGCGATGGCATTGCAATGGGGCATACAGGCATGCACTACAGTCTGCCAAGCAGGGAACTTATTGCGGACATGATAGAGTCTGTTGCGATGGCTCATGCCCTTGATGGGCTTGTGCTTTTAACAAACTGCGACAAAATCACACCCGGTATGCTCATGGCTGCTGCAAGGCTTGACATTCCTTCTATAGTTGTTACAGCAGGACCAATGCACACAGGCATGTATAAGATGAAGAGACGCTCATTTGTCCGCGATACTTATGAGGCAATAGGCAGATTTAAAAACAAGGAAATCACAGGGCAGGAATTATCTGACTTGGAGTTCTGCGCATGTCCGGGCGGAGGTTCGTGTCAGGGGATGTATACTGCTAACACAATGGCATGTGTTACCGAATCTTTAGGCATGTCTCTAGTTGGCTCTGCAACCGGTCTTGAGGGCTCTGCTGAAAAAAGACGAATTGCATTTGATTCAGGCGTCAGGATTGTTGAAATGGTGAAAGAGGATTTGACGCCGCGTAAAATCATGACAAAAGACGCATTTGAAAACGCCATAAGGATTGACATGGCTCTTGGCGGTTCAACAAATACGGCGCTTCATATACCTGCAATTGCCAATGAGGCAGGGATTGAACTGCCTTTAGAGATTTTTGACAGGGTAAGCAAGGAGACGCCCAACATTGTTAAACTGGAACCGGCAGGCGACCATTTTATGGAGGATTTGGAATATGCAGGCGGCATACCTGCTGTGATGAATAGGTTGAAGCATCTCTTAAAAGACAATATAACCATTTCCCAAAAAGGCATAAAAGAGATTGCGGAAGATGGAAAGGTCATTGACAGCGATGTTATAAGGACGATTGAAAACGCATATTATAAAGAAGGCGGCATAGCAGTTTTAAAGGGCAATCTTGCGCCTGACGGATGTGTTGTCAAGCAGACTGCGGTGAATGATAAGGCAAGACATTTTACCGGAAAGGCAAGGTGTTTTGATTCAGAAGAATCTGCAATGCAGGCAATACTCGCAGGTAAGATAAAGGCAGGTGATGTGGTTGTTGTAAGATATGAGGGGCCGAAGGGTGGACCGGGTATGAGAGAGATGCTTGCGCCTACTGCAACAATTACAGGTATGGGTATGGCGGACAAGGTTGCGCTTATAACGGACGGCAGGTTTTCAGGCGGTACACGGGGATCATGCATAGGACATATATCGCCGGAGGCGATGGAGGGCGGGACAATTGCATTTGTCCGGGATGGAGATGAGATAGAGATAGATATACCGAATAGAAAAATAGAACTGAAAGTTGAGAATGGAGAACTGATCAGAAGAAAAACAAACTGGAAACCGCCTGAGCCAAAGATTAAAAAAGGGTGGCTTAGCAGATACGCAAAGGTTGTAACATCAGCAAATACAGGGGCGGTAGTGAAGGCATAA